One Malus sylvestris chromosome 14, drMalSylv7.2, whole genome shotgun sequence DNA segment encodes these proteins:
- the LOC126598552 gene encoding myb-related protein 2-like, producing the protein MMYHHQQQHQHQHQHQGKKIIHSSSASSSRISMPNISSERHLFLQQGDQNSPAGDSGLVLSTDAKPRLKWTPDLHERFIEAVNQLGGADKATPKTVMKLMGIPGLTLYHLKSHLQKYRLSKNLHGGHVTSSLTKIGPVPVSVAGERLISEANGSQMSTMSTGIAPQSNKGLHISETLEMQIEVQRRLHEQLEVQRHLQLRIESQGKYLQSVLEKAQETLGRQNLGTVGLEAAQVQLSELVSTVSTQCLNSSFTELKELQGLCPQQTQMNQQPADCSMDSCLTFCEGSKKDQDQIHSSGVPLRPNYNGRVTAVLEQKDTERAQPPMLQNTSQLNWCEDMKENNMFISSISKDAEKRMFPAAETRSSDLSMSIGLQGERWNIDSKGRDSDDSFLERTNSSRADSAKVKGAKVSQGYRSVPYFAAKLDLNAHDDNDASSSCRQFDLNGFSWS; encoded by the exons aTGATGTACCATCATCAGCAGCAGcaccaacaccaacaccaacaccaaGGAAAGAAGATCATCCActcttcttctgcttcttcaaGCAGAATATCGATGCCTAACATCTCTTCTGAAAGGCATTTGTTTCTACAGCAAGGTGACCAAAATAGCCCCGCAGGAGATTCAGGCCTTGTCCTCTCAACCGATGCCAAGCCTAGACTCAAATGGACCCCCGATCTACACGAGCGATTTATTGAGGCAGTTAATCAGCTTGGAGGAGCAGATA AGGCCACTCCAAAAACAGTTATGAAACTTATGGGGATTCCAGGCCTTACATTATACCACTTAAAGAGTCATCTTCAG AAGTACAGGCTTAGCAAGAATCTGCATGGAGGGCATGTTACTAGTAGCCTCACCAAAATTG GTCCAGTTCCAGTTTCAGTGGCAGGAGAAAGATTAATATCTGAAGCAAATGGAAGTCAGATGAGCACTATGAGCACTGGCATTGCACCCCAATCAAACAA AGGCTTACATATAAGTGAAACACTAGAGATGCAAATTGAAGTCCAGAGAAGGCTACACGAGCAACTTGAG GTTCAGCGGCACTTGCAACTTCGTATAGAGTCTCAAGGAAAATACCTGCAGTCTGTGCTGGAGAAAGCCCAGGAGACGCTAGGACGACAAAACTTAGGTACAGTAGGACTTGAAGCTGCCCAAGTTCAACTCTCTGAGCTGGTGTCCACAGTATCCACCCAATGCTTGAACTCTTCCTTCACAGAGCTCAAAGAATTACAGGGATTGTGCCCTCAGCAAACGCAAATGAACCAGCAGCCCGCAGATTGCTCAATGGACAGCTGCCTAACTTTTTGCGAAGGATCGAAAAAGGACCAAGATCAGATACACAGCAGTGGAGTGCCTCTAAGACCAAATTACAATGGCAGGGTGACAGCAGTCCTGGAACAAAAAGATACAGAACGAGCGCAGCCGCCAATGCTCCAAAACACTAGTCAACTTAATTGGTGTGAAGATATGAAGGAgaataacatgtttatttccTCCATAAGTAAAGATGCAGAAAAAAGAATGTTCCCTGCTGCAGAAACAAGGTCTAGTGACTTATCCATGAGCATTGGACTACAAGGAGAAAGATGGAATATCGATAGCAAAGGAAGAGACTCAGATGACAGCTTTTTAGAACGTACGAACAGCAGCAGGGCTGATTCAGCTAAAGTCAAGGGTGCGAAAGTTTCTCAAGGATACAGATCAGTGCCTTACTTTGCAGCAAAGCTAGACCTAAATGCTCATGATGATAATGATGCTTCTTCAAGTTGCAGACAGTTTGACTTGAATGGCTTCAGTTGGAGCTAA
- the LOC126601005 gene encoding Golgi SNAP receptor complex member 1-1-like: MEVPSSWDALRKQARKLEAQLDEQMNSYRKFVSAKGSAKVGTAENDLESGIDRLLKQLQQVNSQMQAWVSSGGSEMVSHTLTRHQEIFQDLTQEFYRLRNSLRAKQEHASLLEDFREFDRTRVDLEDGVGSAENALLKEHAAVSRSTGQVDTVISQAQATLGSLVLQRSTFGGINSKLSNIGSRLPTVNQMMSAIKRKKSLDTIILSLVASVCTFLIFIYWLSK; encoded by the exons ATGGAGGTGCCGAGCTCATGGGACGCTCTTCGCAAACAG GCAAGGAAACTTGAAGCTCAGTTGGATGAGCAGATGAATTCTTATCGTAAGTTTGTCTCTGCAAAGGGTTCTGCAAAAGTTGGTACTGCTGAGAATGATCTTGAATCTGGGATAGATCGACTATTAAAGCAACTCCAACAAGTAAATTCACAAATGCAAGCATGGGTATCATCAGGAGGATCAGAAATGGTTTCTCATACCTTGACTAGACATCAAGAAATTTTCCAAGATCTCACTCAG GAGTTCTATCGTCTCCGCAACAGCCTTAGAGCTAAGCAAGAGCATGCTTCACTCCTTGAGGATTTTAGGGAGTTTGATCGAACAAGAGTAGACTTGGAAGATGGTGTTGGCTCTGCGGAAAATGCTCTCCTGAAAGAGCATGCTGCTGTTAGCCGAAGTACAGGACAG GTGGATACTGTGATCTCTCAAGCTCAAGCAACCCTCGGTTCACTTGTCCTTCAACGCTCCACTTTTGGCGGTATTAATTCGAAGCTCAGCAATATTGGCAGCCGCCTTCCAACG gtaaatcaaatgatgtctGCTATAAAGCGTAAAAAGTCTCTGGATACCATCATTCTTTCTCTCGTTGCGTCTGTATGCACATTTCTCATATTTATCTACTGGTTGTCAAAGTGA
- the LOC126600994 gene encoding glucan endo-1,3-beta-glucosidase 8-like produces the protein MERMMWVLVVVAVLCVCSGVEGLGVNWGTMATHKLPPETVVQMLKDNGIQKVKLFDAEESTMSALAGSGLEVMVAIPNDQLAVMTSYKRAKEWVRRNVTRYNFNGGVNIKYVAVGNEPFLTSYNGSFLNVTFPALQNIQNALNEAGVGDSVKATVPLNADVYNSPENNPVPSAGRFRTDILQLMTEIVQFLDKNQAPFSINIYPFLSLYGNDDFPFNYAFFDGDTNPIVDAGTGIQYTNVFDANFDTLVSSLKAVGFGNMPIVVGEVGWPTDGDKNANAGNALRFYNGLLPRLGTNRGTPLRPGYIEVYLFGLIDEDAKSIAPGSFERHWGIFRYDGQPKFPVDLSGQGQNKLLVPAKNVQYLSKKWCMFNPNAKDVSKLADNINYACTFSDCTALEYGSSCNNLDANGNASYAFNMYYQVQNQDDLSCNFQGLATLTTQNISQGNCNFIIQIATSSAFSLRPSSSSVLVALLAMLLSALLLL, from the exons atgGAAAGGATGATGTGGGTTttggttgtggtggctgtgtTGTGTGTTTGCAGTGGTGTGGAAGGTCTTGGTGTGAATTGGGGAACGATGGCAACCCACAAGTTGCCGCCGGAGACGGTGGTTCAGATGCTAAAGGACAATGGGATTCagaaggtgaagcttttcgaTGCAGAGGAGTCGACCATGAGTGCCTTGGCTGGCAGTGGTCTTGAGGTCATGGTTGCTATTCCTAATGATCAACTGGCTGTCATGACCAGCTACAAACGTGCCAAAGAATGGGTCCGCCGCAATGTCACCCGCTACAATTTCAACGGAGGAGTTAACATCAA ATATGTAGCAGTTGGGAATGAGCCTTTCCTCACATCGTACAATGGTTCATTCCTGAATGTTACGTTCCCAGCACTTCAGAACATTCAAAATGCCCTTAACGAAGCTGGAGTTGGAGATTCGGTAAAGGCTACTGTGCCCTTAAATGCTGATGTCTACAACTCACCCGAAAACAACCCCGTGCCATCTGCAGGAAGGTTCCGGACTGATATTCTTCAACTAATGACCGAGATTGTCCAGTTCCTAGACAAAAATCAGGCGCCTTTCTCAATAAACATCTACCCTTTCCTGAGTTTATATGGCAATGACGACTTCCCATTCAACTATGCCTTCTTTGATGGGGATACCAATCCCATTGTTGATGCAGGCACTGGGATTCAGTACACCAATGTTTTCGATGCTAATTTTGATACCTTGGTCTCTTCCCTGAAAGCAGTGGGATTTGGGAATATGCCCATTGTGGTTGGGGAGGTGGGATGGCCAACAGACGGGGACAAGAATGCCAATGCAGGTAATGCTTTGAGATTTTATAACGGGCTTCTACCAAGACTTGGAACCAACAGAGGCACCCCACTGCGACCTGGATATATTGAAGTTTACTTGTTTGGACTTATTGATGAGGATGCAAAGAGCATTGCTCCAGGAAGTTTTGAGCGTCACTGGGGAATTTTCCGTTATGATGGACAGCCCAAGTTCCCGGTCGATCTTTCTGGtcagggtcaaaacaagttacTAGTGCCTGCAAAGAATGTGCAGTATCTTTCAAAAAAATGGTGCATGTTTAACCCGAATGCCAAAGATGTGAGCAAACTGGCAGATAACATAAACTATGCTTGCACCTTTTCGGATTGCACGGCATTGGAATATGGTTCTTCTTGCAACAATTTGGATGCAAACGGGAATGCTTCGTATGCGTTTAATATGTACTACCAGGTTCAGAATCAGGATGATCTGTCGTGTAACTTCCAAGGTTTGGCTACGTTGACGACACAGAACATCTCACAAGGGAATTGCAATTTCATAATTCAGATAGCAACTTCATCTGCATTTTCTCTAAGACCGTCCTCCTCCTCCGTATTGGTAGCCTTGCTAGCTATGTTACTGTCCGCTTTGCTGTTGCTGTAG